In Thalassotalea fonticola, a single genomic region encodes these proteins:
- the fdxA gene encoding ferredoxin FdxA: MAFVVTDNCIKCKYTDCVAVCPADAFYEGPNFLVISPDDCIDCDLCPVECPAGAIFQEDEVPEDQKEFIKLNAELAEIWPRITEVKAPPSDAKEWDGVKNKINHLIIEE, from the coding sequence ATGGCTTTTGTTGTTACCGACAATTGTATTAAATGCAAATACACCGATTGCGTAGCAGTATGTCCTGCGGATGCCTTTTATGAAGGGCCTAACTTTTTAGTAATAAGCCCTGATGACTGCATCGATTGTGATTTGTGCCCGGTTGAATGTCCTGCTGGGGCAATATTCCAAGAAGATGAAGTACCAGAGGATCAAAAAGAGTTCATCAAGTTAAATGCAGAGCTTGCAGAAATTTGGCCTAGGATCACTGAGGTCAAGGCACCCCCTAGTGATGCAAAAGAATGGGATGGAGTGAAAAATAAAATTAACCATCTAATTATTGAAGAATAA
- a CDS encoding NAD(P)/FAD-dependent oxidoreductase encodes MIRLTDIKLDLNHQAHELQDAILERLQISEEQLVNFSMFKRGYDARRKNAIVLIYTLDVDTKVNTELLAKFSNVSNIKETPDTSYKFVAQAPDNLPQRPVVIGMGPCGLFVGLVLAQMGFKPIILERGKEVRERTKDTFGFWRKKILNTESNVQFGEGGAGTFSDGKLYSQVKDPKHYSRKVLHEFVNAGAPEEILYVSKPHIGTFKLVTMVEQMRAKIHELGGEVRFSQRVDDIEIANEQVQSLTLATGEKIETNYIALAIGHSARDTFKMLFNKGVYIKAKPFSVGFRIEHEQSVIDDARFGKNAGHPILGAADYKLVHHCKNGRSVYSFCMCPGGTVVAAASEEGRLVTNGMSQYSRHERNANSAIVVGISPEDYPGDVLAGIEFQRRLEETAFKLGGASYDAPTQLVGDFLAGRASGEHGDVVPSYKPGVTYCDLSETLPQYAIDAIREAIPAFERKIKGFSMKDATLTAVETRTSSPIQITRDKELLTSLNTKGLYPAGEGAGYAGGILSAGIDGIKVAEAMAIAMMKNFQQ; translated from the coding sequence ATGATCCGTCTTACCGACATAAAATTAGATTTAAACCATCAAGCACATGAACTGCAAGATGCCATTCTTGAACGTTTGCAGATCAGTGAAGAGCAACTTGTAAATTTCTCAATGTTTAAACGTGGTTATGATGCACGTCGAAAAAATGCCATCGTATTGATTTATACCTTGGATGTAGACACTAAAGTAAACACTGAGCTATTAGCTAAATTTTCAAATGTCAGTAACATTAAAGAAACGCCTGATACTAGTTATAAATTTGTTGCACAGGCGCCAGATAATTTGCCGCAACGCCCTGTAGTAATTGGTATGGGGCCATGTGGATTATTTGTTGGTTTAGTGTTAGCACAAATGGGCTTTAAACCTATCATTTTAGAGCGCGGTAAAGAAGTTCGTGAGCGCACTAAAGACACCTTTGGCTTTTGGCGTAAAAAAATATTAAACACAGAATCCAATGTGCAATTTGGTGAAGGTGGTGCCGGTACATTTTCAGACGGCAAACTTTATAGCCAAGTAAAAGATCCTAAGCACTATTCACGAAAAGTATTACATGAATTTGTGAACGCCGGCGCACCGGAAGAAATTTTATACGTAAGCAAGCCACACATTGGTACTTTTAAACTAGTGACCATGGTTGAGCAAATGCGTGCAAAAATTCACGAACTGGGCGGCGAAGTACGCTTTAGTCAACGCGTTGATGATATTGAAATTGCAAATGAGCAAGTGCAAAGCTTAACGCTTGCCACAGGTGAAAAAATAGAGACTAATTATATTGCCTTGGCAATTGGTCACAGCGCCCGTGATACCTTTAAAATGTTGTTTAATAAAGGCGTTTACATTAAAGCTAAACCTTTTTCCGTTGGCTTTCGTATCGAGCATGAGCAATCAGTAATCGATGATGCCCGCTTCGGTAAAAACGCCGGCCACCCTATTTTAGGTGCAGCGGATTATAAACTTGTGCACCATTGTAAAAATGGTCGTTCGGTTTATAGTTTTTGTATGTGCCCTGGCGGCACCGTAGTTGCGGCAGCATCAGAAGAAGGTCGTTTGGTAACCAACGGAATGAGCCAATATTCACGACATGAGCGTAATGCTAATAGTGCTATTGTGGTAGGCATATCTCCTGAAGATTACCCTGGTGATGTGTTAGCCGGCATTGAATTTCAACGTCGCCTTGAAGAAACTGCATTTAAATTAGGCGGAGCAAGTTATGATGCGCCTACACAATTAGTTGGCGACTTTTTAGCTGGCCGCGCAAGCGGTGAACATGGTGACGTTGTGCCATCATATAAACCTGGCGTTACCTATTGTGATTTAAGTGAAACCCTACCGCAGTATGCTATTGATGCTATTCGTGAAGCAATTCCTGCCTTTGAGCGTAAAATTAAAGGCTTCTCAATGAAGGACGCAACCCTTACCGCGGTTGAAACCCGTACCTCATCGCCAATTCAAATAACTCGAGATAAAGAACTATTAACTAGCCTTAATACGAAAGGCCTTTATCCTGCGGGAGAAGGTGCTGGTTATGCGGGCGGTATATTATCGGCTGGTATTGATGGTATTAAAGTTGCGGAAGCAATGGCGATAGCTATGATGAAAAACTTTCAACAGTAA
- a CDS encoding DUF3622 domain-containing protein — MSKAPKYTFRVVEKRNSTWTAEIQRQATSKKKVVSKRQTGFASEAEGVVWAENELKQVLANHVARNKRHDEDRAEQYKDKLKKAELAAAKAALANEETADSENTEESEQSFTLSDVEQEKAISDLQELEQLESDDSEQELSDKPARLKFDFELDLEEAELAEEEAKNKAKAKSKTKADKQDSAEGTDEAETADGAEVNSIYLQNK, encoded by the coding sequence ATGAGTAAAGCGCCAAAATATACATTTCGAGTAGTTGAAAAACGTAACAGTACTTGGACTGCTGAAATTCAGCGCCAAGCAACGTCGAAAAAGAAAGTTGTGTCAAAACGTCAAACTGGTTTTGCCAGCGAAGCTGAAGGTGTTGTTTGGGCTGAAAATGAACTGAAACAAGTGTTAGCTAATCATGTTGCTCGTAATAAGCGTCATGATGAAGACCGAGCTGAACAATATAAAGATAAATTAAAAAAAGCCGAGCTTGCCGCAGCAAAAGCAGCGTTAGCAAACGAAGAAACGGCTGACAGCGAAAATACTGAAGAAAGCGAACAGTCATTTACCTTAAGTGATGTAGAGCAAGAAAAGGCTATTAGCGATCTGCAAGAGCTGGAACAATTGGAAAGTGATGATTCTGAGCAAGAGTTGTCTGATAAACCTGCTCGATTGAAATTTGATTTTGAACTCGACCTTGAAGAAGCCGAACTTGCTGAAGAAGAAGCGAAGAATAAGGCAAAGGCGAAAAGTAAAACTAAAGCTGATAAGCAAGACTCTGCTGAAGGAACTGATGAAGCTGAAACTGCCGATGGCGCAGAAGTGAATTCTATTTATTTACAAAATAAGTAA
- a CDS encoding DUF3622 domain-containing protein: MAKSQKYSVSVVEQNDSTWCAKIERQITSKKKVVSKQQDGFASESEATTWAEQELATFISAQQTSNKRHGEQRSIRDEKADILAQKQDDAKFERKEKARARALGLEMPMFDDSDEAEQD, translated from the coding sequence ATGGCAAAGAGTCAAAAATATAGTGTTAGTGTTGTTGAGCAAAACGACAGTACTTGGTGTGCGAAAATAGAGCGTCAAATCACTTCCAAGAAAAAAGTGGTTTCGAAACAACAAGATGGTTTTGCAAGCGAATCTGAAGCGACTACCTGGGCAGAACAAGAGCTTGCTACTTTTATTAGCGCGCAGCAAACCAGTAATAAACGCCACGGCGAACAGCGTTCAATTCGTGATGAAAAAGCTGATATTCTTGCTCAAAAGCAAGATGACGCAAAATTTGAACGTAAAGAAAAAGCGCGTGCTCGAGCGCTTGGTTTAGAAATGCCAATGTTCGATGACAGCGATGAAGCTGAGCAAGACTAG
- a CDS encoding NUDIX hydrolase, with protein sequence MRLLRTTTHPDINNLCGRSFHRQAARGIILNGEDILLLYTERYHDYTLPGGGIDEGEDLEQGLIRELMEETGAANVRNIKVFGRYEEFRPWYKDDFDIMHMESFCFTCSIDNKLGATQFEAHEIQNGMQPVWKNIYHAIEHNEHTMANSDKKGMSIERETFLLKLIVKELLN encoded by the coding sequence ATGCGCTTATTAAGAACAACCACACATCCAGACATTAACAACTTGTGTGGTCGTAGTTTTCATCGTCAAGCCGCACGCGGCATAATTTTAAATGGCGAAGATATCTTATTGCTTTATACCGAGCGTTATCATGATTATACCTTACCCGGAGGCGGTATAGATGAGGGCGAAGATCTTGAACAAGGTTTAATACGTGAATTAATGGAAGAAACCGGCGCGGCTAATGTTCGTAACATTAAAGTCTTTGGTCGTTATGAAGAGTTTCGACCTTGGTACAAAGACGACTTTGATATTATGCATATGGAATCATTTTGTTTTACCTGCAGCATTGACAATAAATTAGGCGCTACCCAGTTTGAAGCGCATGAAATTCAAAATGGTATGCAACCTGTTTGGAAAAACATTTACCATGCAATAGAGCACAATGAACACACAATGGCTAATAGTGATAAAAAGGGAATGTCGATTGAACGAGAAACGTTTTTATTAAAGCTTATCGTTAAAGAGTTGCTAAATTAA
- a CDS encoding PBPRA1643 family SWIM/SEC-C metal-binding motif protein, producing MHDLYYKGRIHTRVNHVKTGYNTKRIVKLGTEKNPLTLVVTSVARKLEVETLVADNELFADITVDSSVDENINELNTILNKPSTTTFDKTPNRNEPCSCGSGKKYKKCCG from the coding sequence ATGCACGATCTGTATTACAAAGGGCGTATCCATACCAGAGTAAACCACGTAAAAACAGGTTATAACACTAAACGTATCGTTAAGCTTGGTACCGAGAAAAATCCGTTGACGCTAGTGGTTACTAGCGTAGCAAGAAAACTAGAAGTAGAGACGTTAGTTGCCGACAATGAGCTATTTGCCGATATCACCGTAGATAGCTCCGTCGATGAAAATATCAATGAACTTAACACTATACTAAACAAACCAAGCACGACTACGTTTGACAAGACCCCGAACCGTAATGAGCCTTGTTCATGCGGCAGTGGTAAAAAATACAAAAAATGTTGTGGCTAG
- a CDS encoding YajD family HNH nuclease: MSSDRFGTSANYKSKEQGYRDRALKLFPWVCGRCAREFEYSNIRELTVHHIDHDHTNNPNDGSNWELLCIYCHDNEHAKYTDQDQYSREVKAGDNNQDSATYNPFADLKSMLKK, encoded by the coding sequence ATGTCTTCAGATAGATTTGGCACCAGTGCTAATTATAAAAGTAAAGAGCAGGGCTATCGTGACCGTGCGTTAAAGTTATTTCCTTGGGTATGTGGTCGCTGTGCACGTGAGTTTGAATATTCAAACATTAGAGAGTTGACTGTACATCATATCGATCATGACCATACAAATAACCCAAATGACGGCAGTAACTGGGAGCTATTGTGTATATATTGCCATGACAACGAACATGCTAAGTATACTGACCAAGACCAATACAGCCGTGAAGTAAAAGCTGGCGATAACAATCAAGATTCTGCCACCTATAACCCATTCGCAGATCTAAAGTCGATGTTGAAGAAATGA
- a CDS encoding DUF2947 domain-containing protein: protein MTYIPLDDIKHAWVFRFKNLPISEQDLKNIKAMSPARSSALWAQFISKQVDHPDFFKEGDWPFNDASWIDKAMWEKAWEGENPDLPELISEHLNWQNNTTVYYCNSKKQVLETTWAVFKRCWKNFLMMDDGPILIGKKRSEVVQFLSDGTFKIGHK, encoded by the coding sequence ATGACTTACATACCACTAGACGATATTAAACACGCTTGGGTGTTTCGTTTTAAAAATTTGCCTATTAGCGAGCAAGACTTAAAAAACATTAAAGCCATGTCACCAGCTCGTTCTAGTGCTTTATGGGCACAGTTTATCAGTAAACAAGTTGATCATCCCGACTTTTTCAAAGAAGGCGACTGGCCCTTTAATGATGCAAGCTGGATTGACAAGGCCATGTGGGAAAAAGCTTGGGAAGGCGAAAACCCAGATTTACCAGAATTAATTAGCGAACATTTAAACTGGCAAAACAATACCACAGTATATTACTGTAACAGTAAAAAGCAGGTACTTGAAACTACCTGGGCGGTATTTAAACGCTGCTGGAAAAACTTTTTAATGATGGACGATGGGCCAATACTTATCGGTAAAAAACGTTCAGAAGTGGTGCAGTTTTTATCTGATGGAACATTTAAAATTGGCCACAAGTAA
- the rlmF gene encoding 23S rRNA (adenine(1618)-N(6))-methyltransferase RlmF, with translation MATSKKSNMHARNRHNDGYDFVELGSTYPALNPFIHTNKYQNLSIDFSDANAVKTLNAALLAHHYQIQRWDIPDGFLCPPIPGRVDYIHYLADLLKATNNNKIPHGKKVQVLDIGTGASCIYPILGQRQNGWQFVASDIDPLSISAAKQNIANNENLHGAIECRFQENTNNIFTNIIKENERFALTMCNPPFHASLEEATKGSEQKWQNLNKAATNPASVNLNFGGQKAELWCSGGELRFIRNMIIESKQYPQQVLWFSCLVSKSDNIKPLKSALNKSKAKQVRVIKMAQGNKISRFIVWSFLSTQQQQDWCAEHF, from the coding sequence TTGGCCACAAGTAAAAAAAGTAATATGCATGCTCGTAACCGTCATAATGATGGCTATGACTTTGTTGAGTTAGGTAGCACTTACCCTGCGCTTAATCCGTTTATTCATACCAATAAGTATCAAAATCTTAGTATTGATTTTTCTGATGCTAATGCGGTTAAAACATTAAATGCGGCACTTCTTGCTCATCATTACCAAATACAACGTTGGGATATTCCCGATGGATTTTTATGCCCGCCTATTCCCGGCAGAGTGGACTACATTCATTACTTAGCCGATTTACTTAAAGCCACTAATAACAATAAAATTCCCCATGGGAAAAAAGTTCAGGTGTTAGATATTGGCACCGGTGCCAGTTGTATTTACCCAATTCTGGGCCAGCGGCAAAATGGCTGGCAATTTGTCGCCAGCGATATTGACCCCTTATCGATTTCAGCGGCAAAGCAAAATATTGCTAACAATGAGAATCTACACGGCGCTATCGAATGTCGCTTTCAAGAAAATACTAATAATATCTTTACCAATATTATTAAAGAAAATGAACGCTTTGCTTTAACCATGTGCAACCCACCTTTTCATGCTTCTCTAGAGGAAGCTACAAAAGGAAGTGAACAGAAATGGCAAAACCTTAATAAAGCAGCAACTAACCCAGCATCAGTTAATTTAAATTTTGGTGGACAAAAAGCAGAGTTATGGTGCTCAGGCGGCGAGCTAAGGTTTATTCGCAATATGATCATCGAGAGTAAACAATATCCACAACAAGTACTTTGGTTTAGTTGTCTAGTCTCGAAAAGCGATAATATTAAACCGTTAAAATCAGCACTGAATAAGTCGAAAGCGAAACAAGTACGAGTAATTAAAATGGCGCAAGGCAATAAAATAAGCCGATTTATTGTCTGGAGTTTTTTATCTACTCAGCAACAACAAGACTGGTGCGCTGAGCACTTTTAG
- a CDS encoding alpha/beta fold hydrolase — translation MQQESIFIEDQGHQLHLKHIYNNAGGVPILMVHGVVENGRIFYTEQGKGLGCYLAEQGFDVYVMDLRGRGLSTPLINAESDYGQYEAITHDIPLLIDYVFNKTGQAMHLISHSWGGVLVASVLARHSEHLTKVRSNLCFGTKRMITIGGFEKYLKVDLFYNRIAPKLAKRKGFLDAVKYKIGADNETKQSLAHSITWVNKGPWHDPFDGFDYQSAAGEIVWPPTWHITGIKDSILGNQVDVKHFIEESKNTNAKFSLLAKRNGNAIDYGHIDILTSSHAINDHFPVVADWLKEY, via the coding sequence ATGCAGCAAGAATCAATTTTTATTGAAGATCAAGGTCATCAATTACATTTAAAACATATCTATAACAATGCCGGAGGCGTCCCTATTTTAATGGTGCATGGCGTTGTCGAAAATGGCCGTATCTTTTATACCGAGCAAGGTAAAGGATTAGGGTGTTACCTAGCCGAACAAGGCTTTGATGTATATGTGATGGATTTGCGCGGCAGAGGCTTAAGTACACCGCTAATAAATGCTGAATCTGATTACGGCCAATATGAAGCCATTACTCATGATATCCCACTATTAATTGACTATGTATTTAATAAAACAGGTCAAGCTATGCATTTGATTTCCCATTCGTGGGGCGGTGTACTGGTTGCCAGCGTATTAGCCAGACACAGTGAACACCTTACAAAAGTACGCAGTAACTTATGCTTTGGTACTAAACGAATGATCACTATCGGCGGCTTTGAAAAATATTTAAAGGTTGATTTATTCTATAATCGTATTGCGCCAAAACTGGCTAAGCGTAAAGGCTTTTTGGATGCCGTTAAGTATAAAATTGGCGCTGATAATGAAACCAAGCAATCACTAGCTCATAGCATTACCTGGGTTAATAAAGGCCCATGGCACGACCCTTTCGATGGTTTTGATTATCAATCTGCCGCTGGTGAAATAGTTTGGCCGCCGACTTGGCATATTACCGGTATAAAAGACTCTATTTTAGGTAACCAAGTCGATGTGAAGCACTTTATAGAAGAGTCTAAAAACACGAATGCAAAATTTTCTTTATTAGCAAAACGCAATGGTAACGCAATTGATTATGGCCATATCGATATATTAACCAGTTCACATGCTATAAATGACCACTTTCCAGTAGTAGCCGATTGGTTAAAAGAATATTAA
- a CDS encoding MipA/OmpV family protein gives MNQLLSKLCAFIFLFTLMISAYANQGGALSVDTTAGKPVWEVGVFAAAFRGPIYPAAADYQNKFLPVPFVIYRGEKIRIGDESLIKAIAVEKERFKLDVSLGAAFNADSDDSKIREGMPDLDFMFEIGPEASFLLQDNKVSETWLNLQARSVFSTDFSEVHHRGYVFQPEVSYKRENLLFNDSRFYFSVSPTFASAKTHQYFYDVEQQYVNAERSFYQSSGGYLGTKVSVANRFLVNKNLMVFVGTQLGFWQGAENSASDLFQEKITYAFALGVKWTMLQSSEHIN, from the coding sequence ATGAACCAATTGCTTTCGAAACTCTGTGCATTTATTTTCTTATTCACCTTAATGATAAGTGCCTATGCTAACCAAGGCGGGGCATTAAGTGTCGATACCACTGCCGGTAAACCTGTTTGGGAAGTTGGTGTGTTTGCTGCTGCGTTTCGCGGGCCAATATATCCAGCGGCTGCTGATTATCAAAATAAGTTTTTACCTGTGCCATTTGTTATCTACCGTGGCGAGAAAATTCGCATTGGTGATGAATCATTAATTAAAGCTATAGCGGTAGAAAAAGAACGGTTTAAGCTCGATGTGTCACTCGGCGCTGCTTTTAATGCTGACTCAGACGATTCGAAAATTAGAGAGGGGATGCCTGATCTTGATTTTATGTTTGAAATAGGCCCAGAAGCGAGCTTTTTACTGCAAGATAATAAAGTAAGTGAAACTTGGTTGAACTTACAAGCCCGCTCGGTGTTTTCAACCGATTTTAGTGAAGTACACCATAGAGGTTATGTCTTTCAGCCGGAAGTGTCATATAAACGTGAAAATTTATTATTTAATGATTCGCGGTTTTATTTTAGCGTTTCACCAACCTTTGCCAGCGCGAAAACCCACCAATATTTTTATGATGTTGAGCAGCAATACGTAAATGCTGAACGCAGCTTTTATCAATCTTCAGGTGGTTATCTAGGTACTAAGGTGTCGGTTGCTAATCGCTTTCTAGTGAACAAAAACTTAATGGTATTTGTTGGCACTCAGCTCGGCTTTTGGCAAGGGGCTGAAAATTCTGCAAGTGATTTGTTTCAAGAAAAAATTACCTACGCCTTCGCTCTTGGTGTCAAATGGACTATGCTACAAAGTAGTGAGCATATAAACTAA
- a CDS encoding HopJ type III effector protein, which produces MALSSLLQQLNTAIDTIEFNDVISVINEHYIYTPVTFSNGELINDAGTNEGSCKIFAFALLHNLTEQQTLACFGKFYREDVLLHPNSDDHGNIRTFIKLGWQGISFTADALVTR; this is translated from the coding sequence ATGGCTTTATCTTCTTTATTACAACAACTAAATACCGCTATCGACACTATTGAATTTAACGATGTGATAAGTGTGATCAACGAACATTATATTTATACGCCAGTAACATTTAGCAATGGTGAATTAATTAATGATGCAGGAACTAACGAAGGTTCGTGCAAAATATTTGCTTTTGCCTTGCTGCATAATTTAACCGAACAGCAAACCTTGGCATGTTTTGGAAAATTTTATCGTGAAGATGTGCTTCTTCATCCTAACAGTGATGACCATGGCAATATTCGTACTTTTATAAAGCTGGGGTGGCAGGGCATTTCATTTACTGCAGACGCTTTAGTAACACGTTAG
- a CDS encoding NADPH-dependent FMN reductase, translating to MKIIALAATSSSKSINKTLVSYAANLVENSNVELMDLNDYELPLFSEDKEAELGQPERAKAFFDKLGSGDAIMISFAEHNGSYTAAYKNIFDWASRIDQKVFQNKPMILLSSSPGPGGAASVLAAATGSAPYFAGDVKGSFKLPSFYDNFDMQANQLTNPELLTELNSLVAAL from the coding sequence ATGAAAATTATTGCCCTAGCCGCCACATCAAGTTCAAAGTCTATCAACAAAACATTAGTATCTTATGCCGCGAATCTAGTGGAGAACAGTAATGTTGAATTAATGGATTTAAATGATTATGAACTGCCATTATTTAGTGAAGACAAAGAAGCTGAGCTTGGCCAGCCGGAACGTGCGAAAGCGTTCTTTGACAAGTTAGGAAGTGGTGATGCCATTATGATTTCTTTTGCCGAACATAATGGCAGCTATACCGCAGCCTACAAAAATATTTTTGACTGGGCTTCTCGCATTGATCAAAAAGTGTTTCAAAACAAACCCATGATTTTACTATCTTCATCGCCGGGTCCTGGCGGCGCAGCAAGTGTTTTAGCCGCTGCCACGGGGTCGGCTCCATATTTTGCCGGTGATGTTAAGGGCAGTTTTAAATTACCAAGTTTTTATGACAACTTTGATATGCAAGCTAACCAATTAACTAATCCAGAATTACTGACTGAATTAAACTCTTTAGTTGCTGCACTTTAG
- a CDS encoding mechanosensitive ion channel family protein encodes MTAATSDSTTSTSDTFKPTDFIKEELDLVNQFYEIAIEFFANYTFQLIGAFLIFLIGYFIAGKVSQWVLKLCERHKLDVTLSRFIASATKMILVLLITIVALGKLGISITPFIATLGALSLGVGLALQGLLANYAAGFNIILIRPFVVGDTIKVQGVSGIVKEVLLAYTILVDEDGVEITIPNKHIVGEVLHNSSHDSLMELKVGIAYEHNPLEVINMLTPIIENIHVCSKHKKPQLGIDEFADSAIVIGVRLWVPTVNFYASKYQAYATIYEALDAANIKIPYPQRDVHMISGNK; translated from the coding sequence ATGACAGCTGCAACTTCTGACTCAACAACCTCAACCTCTGATACATTTAAACCGACTGATTTTATTAAAGAAGAACTTGACTTAGTTAATCAGTTTTATGAAATTGCCATAGAGTTTTTTGCTAATTATACCTTCCAGCTGATCGGTGCTTTCCTAATTTTCTTAATCGGTTATTTCATTGCCGGTAAAGTGTCTCAATGGGTATTAAAGCTATGTGAGCGGCATAAGCTTGATGTTACCTTAAGTCGTTTTATTGCAAGTGCAACTAAGATGATCTTGGTACTGCTTATTACCATAGTGGCTTTGGGTAAATTAGGTATTAGCATTACGCCATTTATTGCGACGCTTGGTGCGTTATCCTTAGGTGTTGGCTTGGCGCTGCAAGGCCTATTGGCAAACTATGCTGCTGGTTTTAATATTATTCTGATCAGACCTTTTGTTGTAGGCGATACGATAAAAGTGCAAGGAGTTAGTGGAATTGTTAAAGAGGTACTATTAGCTTATACAATTTTAGTTGATGAAGATGGTGTAGAAATTACCATACCAAATAAGCACATTGTCGGTGAAGTTCTGCATAACTCCAGCCATGATTCTTTAATGGAGTTAAAAGTAGGCATTGCTTATGAACATAACCCGCTAGAGGTCATTAATATGCTGACGCCTATTATTGAAAATATACACGTTTGCAGCAAACATAAAAAACCACAGCTTGGCATTGATGAGTTTGCCGATAGTGCCATCGTGATTGGCGTACGTTTATGGGTACCAACGGTAAACTTTTATGCGTCAAAATATCAAGCGTATGCAACAATATATGAAGCATTAGACGCTGCGAATATTAAAATACCGTATCCGCAACGAGATGTTCATATGATCTCAGGGAATAAATAA
- a CDS encoding acyl-CoA thioesterase, translating to MRFLSRRLVMPNDLNYANSLFGGRALEWIDEEAAIYAICQLETNCLVTKHIGEISFQAPAMQGDIVEFGLKTKAVGRSSITVTCLVRNKATKTTICLADDIVFVALDPKTRQPMPHGKDLESLELQTLSEIRSLNMEKPD from the coding sequence ATGCGCTTTTTATCACGCCGCTTGGTAATGCCCAACGATTTAAATTATGCCAATTCGTTATTTGGCGGTCGAGCCCTTGAATGGATTGATGAAGAAGCGGCGATATACGCGATTTGTCAGTTAGAAACCAATTGCCTAGTGACCAAACATATCGGTGAAATTAGTTTTCAGGCGCCGGCTATGCAAGGTGATATTGTTGAGTTTGGCTTGAAAACCAAAGCCGTTGGTCGCAGCTCTATTACTGTCACATGTTTGGTACGCAATAAGGCGACTAAAACAACTATCTGTTTAGCCGATGATATAGTTTTTGTCGCCCTAGATCCCAAAACCAGGCAACCTATGCCGCACGGTAAAGATCTAGAAAGCTTAGAGCTGCAAACGTTAAGTGAAATTCGTTCGTTAAATATGGAAAAACCTGATTAA
- a CDS encoding LysE/ArgO family amino acid transporter has translation MSTLSLLPVLKGFVIGAGMIIPIGAQNSYILSQSIKRNHHLVAATICIICDFLLMSLGVFGGGALINSNSMVSLIITWAGIAFLTGYGLLFFKSFYLANKDEMLKEIKPSTRKAVIFTTLAVTLLNPHVYLDTVVIIGSISGQFPEHEKYTFLVGIMLASLVWFYALSFGAAKMSPWLSQRKVQRVINLLVALIMWVIAYSLFITL, from the coding sequence ATGTCTACTTTATCTTTACTACCAGTGCTAAAAGGCTTCGTGATCGGAGCAGGAATGATCATTCCTATTGGTGCACAAAACTCTTATATACTGAGTCAGAGTATCAAACGCAATCATCATTTAGTCGCGGCTACTATCTGCATTATTTGTGATTTTTTATTGATGTCGTTAGGTGTTTTCGGTGGCGGCGCATTAATCAATAGTAACAGTATGGTGTCTTTGATTATCACTTGGGCTGGCATTGCATTTTTAACCGGCTATGGTTTACTGTTTTTTAAGAGTTTTTATCTGGCCAATAAAGATGAAATGTTAAAAGAAATAAAACCCAGTACTCGCAAAGCGGTGATCTTTACTACTCTGGCAGTAACGTTATTAAACCCGCATGTATATTTAGATACAGTGGTAATTATTGGTAGCATTAGTGGTCAATTTCCAGAGCATGAAAAGTACACGTTTTTAGTCGGCATAATGCTCGCATCTCTAGTCTGGTTTTACGCATTATCATTTGGCGCAGCCAAAATGTCACCTTGGTTAAGCCAGCGTAAAGTACAGCGTGTAATTAATTTATTAGTGGCGTTGATCATGTGGGTCATTGCTTACTCACTTTTCATTACGCTTTAA